A single genomic interval of Adhaeribacter pallidiroseus harbors:
- a CDS encoding glycoside hydrolase family 3 N-terminal domain-containing protein — protein sequence MRVCKITLIFILFAITTLAQQAKKSKIPVPIKPEIVVPPAFLQTNQKWVDSVFATLSPEERIAQMFMIAAYSNRNRAFEDSIAQVVAQYKVGGLIFFQGGPVRQAKLTNRYQSLAKVPLLIAMDAEYGVGMRLDSTTRFPYQMSIGGLEDEKLIYEMGKEVAGQFKRLGMHVNFAPVIDVNNNADNPVINFRSFGENKKNVTRKGIAYMKGLQDNGILACAKHFPGHGDTDVDSHLALPQIYYNRRRLDSLELYPFRELMKEGLGSVMVAHLNIPALDTTSNLPSTLSKPIVTGLLKEELNFKGLVFTDAMNMKGVTRNFPDGQADLRAVLAGNDIIEFSENIGLAIRLVKEAIVQKQITQEEIDARVRKILALKYWAGLHQYKPVNLKNLYADLNNANADYVNRKLSELSVTVVRNVHNTLPLRSLDTLKIAALAIGVNTETPFQRMLARYAPVQNLYLPPNASIDYLQDLKNKLKNYNVIVAGAHDLGVRPVNNYGVSAETVVFIKELAKGQKTILSVFGNAYSLAKFQDLEKLNAVIMSYQESPNAQEVAAEVIFGGLSADGKLPVTVTRTFKATYGLATHGGLRFKYSSPEDVGLSSKIFSRIDSLVNAAIQAKAIPGAQVLVAQGGNVIYQKAFGYHTYENKTPVSNTDLYDLASLTKISTSLAALMKLQDEGKFDFNKKVGDYLPGFKGSNKENLSFKDILTHQARLTPFIPFWKDTMKKNGKFKWYTFKADSSARFPSKVAQNLYMHRRYPKKLYKKIRNSPLNEKPGYVYSDLSFILYPLIVERLTGMKFETYLKENFYRPLGATSLTFNPEKYFPKSRIVPTEYDSLFRKQLLHGTVHDEGAAMLGGVSGHAGLFGNANDLAKLMHMYLRKGQSGNRRYISEATLNTYTSCQFCPTNRRALGFDRINSPYIEHGNAAKGASPESFGHSGFTGTFTWIDPKYDLVYVFLSNRVNPTRNNSKLSDLNTRTEVQQVIYDAIEAAEKNKTKEKALGSN from the coding sequence TTGAGAGTTTGTAAGATCACCCTGATTTTTATTCTGTTTGCTATTACTACGCTTGCGCAACAAGCCAAAAAAAGCAAAATCCCGGTTCCGATTAAGCCCGAGATAGTGGTGCCCCCGGCTTTTCTGCAAACCAACCAAAAATGGGTCGATTCGGTTTTTGCTACTTTAAGCCCCGAAGAACGCATTGCCCAGATGTTCATGATTGCGGCCTACTCTAACCGGAACCGGGCTTTCGAAGATTCTATCGCGCAGGTGGTTGCGCAGTACAAAGTAGGCGGTTTAATCTTTTTTCAGGGTGGCCCCGTGCGGCAGGCCAAACTCACCAACCGCTACCAAAGCTTAGCCAAAGTGCCCCTGCTCATTGCCATGGACGCGGAGTACGGGGTAGGCATGCGCCTGGATAGTACTACCCGTTTTCCTTACCAAATGAGCATCGGGGGCCTGGAAGATGAGAAACTCATTTACGAAATGGGAAAAGAAGTAGCCGGCCAGTTTAAGCGGTTGGGCATGCACGTAAATTTTGCTCCCGTAATTGATGTAAACAACAATGCCGATAATCCGGTCATTAATTTCCGGTCGTTCGGCGAAAACAAGAAAAACGTAACCCGCAAAGGCATTGCTTACATGAAAGGCTTGCAGGATAATGGCATTCTGGCCTGCGCCAAGCATTTCCCGGGTCACGGCGATACCGACGTAGACTCGCATTTGGCTTTGCCGCAGATTTATTATAACCGCCGGCGCTTAGATTCTTTGGAATTGTATCCTTTCCGGGAGCTGATGAAAGAAGGGCTGGGCTCGGTAATGGTGGCCCACTTAAATATTCCGGCCCTGGATACCACGAGTAATCTGCCTTCTACTTTATCTAAACCCATTGTTACCGGGTTATTAAAAGAAGAGCTGAATTTTAAAGGGCTGGTTTTTACCGATGCCATGAACATGAAAGGCGTTACCCGGAATTTTCCGGACGGGCAAGCCGACTTACGGGCAGTTTTAGCTGGGAACGATATCATTGAGTTCTCCGAGAATATAGGTTTGGCCATCCGGTTAGTAAAAGAAGCCATTGTGCAAAAGCAAATTACGCAAGAAGAAATTGATGCCCGGGTACGAAAGATCTTAGCGTTAAAATACTGGGCAGGTTTACACCAGTATAAGCCCGTAAATTTAAAAAATTTGTACGCAGATTTAAATAACGCTAATGCCGATTATGTGAACCGCAAACTTTCGGAACTTTCGGTTACGGTGGTGCGCAACGTGCATAACACGTTGCCTCTCCGTAGTTTGGATACTTTAAAAATTGCGGCTTTAGCTATTGGGGTAAACACCGAAACTCCTTTTCAGCGCATGCTGGCACGGTACGCTCCGGTGCAAAACCTTTATCTGCCACCTAATGCCAGCATCGATTACCTGCAGGATTTAAAAAATAAACTTAAAAACTACAATGTAATAGTTGCCGGAGCCCATGATTTAGGCGTGCGGCCAGTCAATAATTACGGAGTTTCCGCCGAAACGGTAGTGTTTATAAAAGAATTAGCAAAAGGGCAGAAAACTATTTTAAGTGTATTTGGTAATGCCTACTCTTTAGCTAAGTTCCAGGATTTAGAAAAACTGAACGCCGTTATAATGAGTTACCAAGAATCACCGAATGCCCAGGAGGTAGCGGCCGAAGTTATATTTGGCGGTTTAAGTGCGGACGGCAAGTTGCCGGTTACGGTTACGCGTACCTTTAAAGCTACTTACGGTTTGGCTACACACGGCGGGTTGCGTTTTAAATATTCCTCGCCCGAAGACGTAGGCTTAAGTTCTAAAATTTTTAGCCGCATTGATTCTCTGGTAAATGCCGCTATTCAGGCCAAAGCAATTCCGGGAGCGCAGGTGCTGGTGGCCCAAGGCGGCAATGTTATATATCAAAAAGCTTTTGGGTACCATACGTACGAAAACAAAACGCCTGTTAGCAACACGGACTTGTACGATCTGGCTTCGCTGACGAAAATTTCTACGTCGCTGGCGGCTTTAATGAAACTGCAGGACGAAGGTAAATTTGATTTTAACAAAAAAGTAGGCGATTATTTGCCCGGTTTTAAAGGCTCCAACAAAGAAAATTTAAGTTTTAAAGATATTCTCACGCACCAGGCCCGGCTCACGCCTTTTATTCCTTTCTGGAAAGATACCATGAAGAAAAATGGTAAATTTAAGTGGTATACTTTTAAAGCCGATTCTTCTGCTCGCTTCCCGTCTAAAGTTGCCCAAAATTTGTACATGCACCGGCGCTATCCTAAAAAGCTATACAAAAAAATCCGGAATTCCCCTTTAAACGAAAAGCCCGGTTACGTTTATTCCGATTTATCTTTTATTCTGTACCCTTTAATTGTAGAACGCCTGACGGGTATGAAGTTCGAGACGTATTTAAAAGAAAATTTTTACCGGCCACTTGGGGCTACTTCTTTAACTTTTAATCCGGAAAAGTATTTTCCGAAAAGCCGGATTGTACCCACTGAGTACGATTCGCTGTTCCGGAAGCAATTGCTGCACGGCACCGTGCACGACGAAGGGGCGGCCATGCTGGGGGGGGTATCCGGACACGCGGGGTTATTTGGCAACGCCAACGATTTGGCGAAGTTAATGCACATGTATTTGCGAAAAGGCCAGTCAGGAAACCGGCGGTATATTTCCGAAGCTACCCTGAATACCTACACCAGTTGCCAGTTTTGCCCTACCAACCGCCGGGCTTTAGGTTTCGATCGGATTAATTCGCCTTACATTGAGCACGGCAATGCGGCCAAAGGAGCCAGTCCGGAAAGCTTTGGCCACAGTGGCTTTACCGGTACTTTCACCTGGATTGATCCGAAGTATGATTTGGTGTATGTTTTTTTATCAAACCGGGTAAACCCGACGCGTAATAACAGCAAACTAAGTGATTTAAATACCCGCACCGAAGTGCAACAAGTAATTTACGATGCCATCGAAGCCGCTGAGAAAAATAAGACAAAGGAAAAAGCTTTAGGTAGTAACTAA
- the guaB gene encoding IMP dehydrogenase, giving the protein MLTYQSKVLFEALTYDDVLLLPDYSEVLPKNCNTATLLTRNIRLNIPFVSAAMDTVTEADLAIAMAQEGGIGIIHKNMSVKKQAEQVRKVKRSESGMIMDPVTLTDDSTLADAFRIMKEFKIGGIPVTNADGKLTGIITNRDLRFQKDTTLKVSEVMTKENLITAVKGVDLAKAEDILQQYRIEKLPVVDKDGKLIGLITYKDILKKKNRPNACKDEFGRLRVGAAVGVTPDVLTRVAALVEAGVDVISVDTAHGHSKGVLDAVKEIKQHFPNLDLIAGNVATAEGAKALAKAGADAVKVGVGPGSICTTRIIAGIGVPQLSAVMEAVRGLEGTGVPVIADGGIKFSGDVVKAIAGGASTVMVGSLLAGTDEAPGEMVIYEGRKFKTYRGMGSIEAMEEGSKDRYFQDAEDDVKKLVPEGIVGRVPFKGLVAEVIYQMVGGLRAGMGYCGAPDIDRLKEARMVKISAAGLRESHPHDVQITKEAPNYTR; this is encoded by the coding sequence ATGCTTACCTACCAATCCAAAGTACTTTTTGAAGCCCTCACCTACGACGACGTGCTTCTGCTGCCTGATTATTCAGAAGTTTTACCTAAAAATTGCAATACTGCTACCCTGCTTACCCGCAACATTCGGTTGAACATCCCGTTTGTATCGGCCGCGATGGATACGGTAACGGAAGCTGACCTGGCGATTGCTATGGCCCAGGAAGGAGGCATCGGCATTATTCATAAAAATATGTCGGTTAAAAAACAAGCCGAACAGGTTCGCAAAGTCAAGCGCTCCGAAAGCGGTATGATCATGGATCCGGTTACCCTCACCGACGATTCTACGCTGGCCGATGCGTTCCGGATCATGAAAGAATTTAAAATTGGCGGCATACCGGTTACTAACGCCGACGGTAAGTTAACTGGCATTATCACTAACCGCGACCTGCGCTTCCAGAAAGATACCACCCTGAAGGTATCGGAGGTAATGACCAAAGAAAACCTGATTACCGCGGTTAAAGGAGTTGATTTAGCCAAAGCCGAGGATATCTTACAACAATACCGCATCGAGAAATTACCGGTAGTGGATAAAGATGGCAAACTGATTGGTTTAATAACCTATAAAGATATTCTGAAAAAGAAAAACCGCCCTAACGCCTGCAAAGACGAATTTGGCCGGTTACGGGTAGGCGCTGCGGTAGGTGTTACGCCCGATGTATTAACCCGCGTAGCGGCCTTGGTTGAAGCCGGCGTAGATGTGATTAGTGTAGATACCGCCCATGGTCACTCCAAAGGCGTTCTGGATGCGGTAAAAGAAATAAAACAGCATTTCCCGAATTTAGATTTAATCGCCGGCAATGTAGCCACCGCCGAAGGTGCCAAAGCCTTGGCCAAGGCCGGTGCCGATGCCGTAAAAGTAGGCGTTGGCCCCGGCAGCATTTGTACTACCCGCATTATTGCCGGTATTGGGGTACCGCAACTCTCGGCCGTTATGGAAGCAGTACGGGGCTTGGAAGGCACGGGCGTTCCGGTAATTGCCGATGGTGGTATTAAATTTTCGGGTGATGTGGTAAAAGCTATTGCGGGTGGCGCCAGCACCGTAATGGTGGGTTCTTTATTGGCCGGTACCGACGAAGCTCCCGGCGAAATGGTGATCTACGAAGGCCGTAAATTTAAAACTTACCGGGGCATGGGCTCCATCGAAGCCATGGAAGAAGGCTCGAAAGACCGTTACTTTCAGGATGCCGAAGACGATGTAAAAAAATTGGTACCCGAAGGGATTGTGGGTCGGGTGCCGTTTAAAGGCTTAGTGGCCGAGGTTATTTACCAGATGGTGGGTGGTTTACGGGCCGGTATGGGATACTGCGGTGCCCCGGATATTGACCGTTTAAAAGAAGCCCGTATGGTAAAAATATCGGCCGCCGGTTTGCGCGAGAGCCACCCGCACGATGTACAAATAACCAAAGAAGCGCCCAACTACACCCGTTAG
- a CDS encoding GAF domain-containing SpoIIE family protein phosphatase, whose protein sequence is MPYTINYKRLYTFAATVSWLLLVINSLFVNQESYPETFQENSNFLGRLFKVSFIAFVFLTQRASVEAYRGSDFIGYLWKLFIRAGSTAYICGLFFFGDQRLSKFFTPFQGLLEVIYFISFAFLTYFLGKAFYIWRNMILFQKTRALQYEWDWFEFLIYASLLGSLLGLRLLNYIPLLCLMVLYMLFLSIHLRWVAYLTATKKWRSVFLLTGILVGLIIFYEYFEYMLAQHQLIIDFFYDPFLGLTCLFVAIYTLISLLVAIFNLPTSSVFEQKREDLLNFQRLSQSIQQGEDEPQVYNLMFHSAMNASGADAAWLEIINEASQSSIIEAENVDETVVTQIRQVLDKYQVSSVEYVNNNLDHNAGFKALQLPWRSLNVIPLKSQKRTYGTLYLLKDIEQGFDRESINVIRTFTSQTILTIENLRLVAESLQNERYKEELKIASSVQESLIPKTFPSDSWFEISCYSQAAREVGGDFYDFLQLNEDRIAIIIGDVSGKGISAAFHMAQMKGIFHGLMQDDLQPVEFMVKANNALTHCLERTSFITAALYIIDYKLKGFFFARAGHCHTLYYNSMTEETFYFNTEGLGLGIIRDKSYSKRIHNMHYDYNPGDVMVIYTDGIVEARSANQDEYGEERLREMLSKHYHLEANDIKDAIINDLNNFSSEIIHDDQTLIVIKFRNDQPNLAL, encoded by the coding sequence ATGCCTTATACCATCAACTACAAAAGGTTATACACTTTTGCCGCAACGGTAAGCTGGCTTTTGTTAGTAATTAATTCATTATTCGTTAACCAGGAGTCTTACCCCGAAACTTTTCAGGAAAATTCAAACTTTCTGGGCCGGCTCTTTAAGGTAAGCTTTATTGCCTTTGTGTTTCTTACCCAGCGCGCTTCCGTAGAAGCTTATAGAGGTTCGGATTTCATCGGGTATCTTTGGAAACTGTTTATCCGGGCCGGCAGCACGGCCTATATCTGCGGTTTGTTCTTTTTTGGCGATCAACGATTAAGCAAGTTTTTTACTCCTTTTCAGGGCCTGCTCGAGGTAATTTATTTTATTAGTTTTGCCTTTCTCACTTACTTTCTGGGTAAAGCCTTTTACATCTGGCGCAACATGATCTTGTTTCAGAAAACCCGGGCCTTGCAGTACGAGTGGGATTGGTTTGAATTTCTGATTTATGCTTCTTTGCTGGGAAGCTTGCTGGGCCTTCGGTTGCTCAATTATATTCCACTGTTATGTTTAATGGTGTTGTATATGCTTTTTCTCAGTATTCATTTACGGTGGGTCGCCTATTTAACCGCTACTAAAAAATGGCGGTCGGTATTTCTGCTCACGGGTATTTTAGTAGGTTTAATTATTTTTTATGAATATTTTGAATACATGCTGGCCCAGCACCAGCTTATTATCGATTTCTTCTACGATCCTTTTCTTGGATTAACCTGCCTTTTTGTGGCTATTTATACCTTAATTTCTTTATTGGTAGCTATTTTTAACTTACCTACTTCTTCGGTGTTTGAACAAAAACGCGAAGATTTATTGAATTTTCAGCGCTTGAGCCAATCCATTCAACAAGGCGAAGACGAACCCCAGGTTTACAATTTAATGTTTCATAGTGCCATGAATGCCTCCGGAGCTGATGCCGCCTGGTTAGAAATAATAAACGAGGCCAGTCAATCCAGTATTATAGAGGCAGAGAATGTAGATGAAACAGTAGTTACCCAAATCCGGCAAGTGCTCGATAAGTATCAGGTAAGCAGTGTGGAGTATGTTAATAATAACCTGGATCACAACGCAGGATTTAAAGCGCTGCAATTGCCTTGGCGCTCGTTAAACGTGATACCTTTAAAATCACAAAAACGCACTTACGGCACTTTATACTTACTCAAAGACATTGAACAAGGCTTCGACCGGGAAAGCATTAACGTTATTCGCACGTTTACTAGTCAAACCATTCTTACCATCGAAAACCTACGGCTAGTGGCGGAGTCACTGCAAAATGAACGCTACAAAGAAGAACTGAAGATTGCCTCATCGGTGCAGGAAAGTTTAATTCCTAAAACCTTCCCGAGTGATAGTTGGTTCGAGATTAGTTGTTACAGTCAAGCGGCCCGAGAGGTAGGTGGCGATTTTTACGATTTCCTGCAGCTGAATGAAGACCGGATTGCTATTATTATTGGCGATGTATCAGGTAAAGGTATTTCGGCTGCTTTTCACATGGCCCAGATGAAAGGTATTTTCCATGGGCTGATGCAAGACGATTTGCAGCCCGTGGAATTTATGGTGAAAGCCAACAATGCCCTGACCCATTGTTTAGAACGCACTTCGTTTATTACCGCGGCTTTATACATTATTGATTATAAGTTAAAAGGTTTTTTCTTCGCCCGGGCTGGTCATTGCCACACCTTGTATTATAACTCCATGACCGAAGAAACGTTTTATTTTAATACCGAAGGGTTAGGGTTAGGCATTATCCGCGACAAGTCGTACAGCAAACGCATTCATAACATGCACTACGATTATAATCCCGGTGATGTCATGGTTATTTATACCGATGGCATTGTGGAAGCCCGCAGTGCTAACCAAGACGAATACGGCGAAGAACGTTTACGCGAGATGCTCAGTAAACACTACCATTTAGAAGCCAACGATATTAAAGACGCTATTATAAACGATTTAAATAACTTCAGCAGCGAAATAATCCACGACGACCAAACGCTAATCGTGATTAAATTTAGAAATGATCAACCAAATTTAGCCTTGTGA
- a CDS encoding STAS domain-containing protein, with amino-acid sequence MKITHEIKDQTITIRLNGELDASSSVLLDEELSKPEIMLFKKILVDCDRLNYISSAGLGVFISHLQRFEDAQIKLIFFNMQDKVKNVFEILGLDLLMTIVSSYDEAMTIANE; translated from the coding sequence ATGAAAATAACACACGAAATCAAAGACCAAACGATCACCATCCGCCTGAATGGTGAACTGGATGCCAGCTCCTCTGTCTTGCTGGATGAAGAATTATCTAAACCAGAAATCATGTTATTTAAAAAAATTCTGGTAGACTGCGATCGACTCAATTATATCTCCTCGGCAGGTTTAGGTGTATTTATTTCGCACCTCCAACGTTTTGAAGACGCCCAGATTAAATTAATCTTTTTTAACATGCAGGATAAAGTTAAAAACGTATTCGAAATACTGGGTCTGGACTTGCTCATGACGATAGTCTCTTCTTACGACGAAGCTATGACGATTGCTAATGAATAA
- a CDS encoding ATP-binding protein — protein MNNSIRISCDLTNLIEVRNFVREFLMPYALTENEVNLIVFAVDEISANLIIHANQKDNSKYIYLTITKEQNSFIFELSDQGVFFDGNTLDDPNLKHIIQIGQKGGIGLAMVKRIVDKLEFTTNDKGMNICRIQVTI, from the coding sequence ATGAATAACTCCATTCGGATTAGCTGCGACCTCACCAATTTAATTGAAGTTAGAAATTTCGTTCGGGAATTTCTAATGCCGTATGCCCTTACGGAAAATGAAGTTAACCTGATTGTGTTTGCCGTGGATGAGATAAGTGCGAACTTAATTATCCACGCTAACCAAAAGGATAATAGTAAATACATTTATTTAACCATTACTAAAGAGCAAAACAGTTTTATCTTTGAACTTTCTGACCAAGGCGTATTTTTTGATGGCAATACCCTGGATGATCCCAACTTGAAGCATATTATTCAGATTGGGCAAAAAGGAGGCATTGGATTAGCTATGGTAAAACGTATCGTGGATAAATTGGAATTTACTACCAACGATAAAGGCATGAATATCTGTCGCATCCAAGTAACTATTTAA